The following coding sequences lie in one Haladaptatus sp. DJG-WS-42 genomic window:
- a CDS encoding branched-chain amino acid ABC transporter permease translates to MALADFFISLMTFVTIYSLFALGLNVKFGFTGLIDFGHVAYFMIGAYVTVFLAMPAGISETYEGISGLGLATMFAGVPGGDLLGWALALVLGMLAAALVSLLVGIPTIRLREDYLAITALGIATILNAVFHNERWLFNGAFGIREIPRPLEAVFPIGTGSFQLNLLIFGLPSVFALGYVGYRTVKVVRPLSARETALGVGTTLALAGSLGFVITTMLGLVVNLGVVSLNVDNTIALLLLVLAVVLGRQALRETDHIGSLLALVSAVLFSLWYLGQPLVKLVTDGNTSDLLLNLFWLYDANAGSAGGLDYDRFFFLFTLVLLAGAYWWVQRTVNSPYGRVLRAVRDDETVPEALGKPTFRYKIQSLMFGSALAGAAGGLWAANIGFIDPTQFASTVTFFAYTAVIIGGTANNRGVILGTAVFWVINSGTRFLDDFFPSEYAQQLAALRLILIGGLLIVILYYRPEGMLGEQDYDIDLGRGGVSDD, encoded by the coding sequence ATGGCGCTTGCTGATTTCTTCATCAGCCTCATGACGTTCGTGACCATCTACAGCCTCTTCGCGCTCGGGTTGAACGTGAAGTTCGGCTTTACCGGCCTCATCGACTTCGGGCACGTCGCCTACTTCATGATTGGCGCGTATGTCACCGTCTTCCTCGCCATGCCTGCGGGCATCTCAGAGACCTACGAAGGTATCTCTGGCCTCGGCCTCGCCACCATGTTCGCGGGTGTTCCGGGTGGCGACTTACTAGGGTGGGCACTCGCGCTCGTCCTTGGCATGCTCGCCGCGGCGCTCGTCTCGCTGCTCGTCGGGATTCCGACGATACGCCTGCGCGAGGACTATCTGGCGATTACCGCACTCGGCATTGCGACCATCCTGAACGCCGTGTTCCACAACGAACGCTGGCTGTTCAACGGCGCGTTCGGGATTCGTGAGATTCCACGCCCCCTCGAAGCTGTGTTCCCAATCGGGACGGGAAGCTTCCAACTCAATCTCCTCATCTTCGGCCTGCCTTCGGTGTTCGCCCTCGGGTATGTGGGCTACCGCACGGTGAAGGTCGTCCGCCCGCTCTCGGCGCGGGAAACTGCACTCGGTGTGGGAACCACCCTCGCACTGGCGGGGAGTCTCGGCTTCGTCATCACGACGATGCTCGGCCTCGTCGTGAATCTCGGCGTCGTCTCGCTCAACGTGGACAACACCATTGCGCTCCTGTTGCTCGTTCTCGCGGTGGTGCTCGGACGACAGGCGCTGCGCGAAACGGACCACATCGGCTCGTTGCTCGCGCTCGTCTCAGCGGTGTTGTTCAGCCTGTGGTATCTCGGACAGCCGCTCGTCAAACTCGTCACCGACGGAAACACGAGCGACTTGCTGCTCAACCTGTTCTGGCTCTACGACGCGAACGCTGGAAGCGCAGGCGGCCTCGACTACGACCGCTTTTTCTTCCTGTTCACGCTCGTGTTGCTCGCGGGCGCGTACTGGTGGGTCCAGCGCACCGTGAACAGCCCGTACGGGCGCGTCCTCCGAGCGGTTCGCGACGACGAGACGGTTCCGGAAGCCCTCGGGAAACCGACCTTCCGCTACAAGATTCAGAGCCTGATGTTCGGCTCTGCGCTCGCCGGCGCGGCCGGTGGGCTGTGGGCGGCGAACATTGGCTTCATCGACCCAACGCAGTTCGCTTCGACGGTGACGTTCTTTGCCTACACCGCGGTCATCATCGGCGGGACGGCGAACAACCGCGGTGTCATCCTCGGCACGGCGGTGTTCTGGGTCATCAACTCGGGGACGCGCTTCCTCGATGACTTCTTCCCGAGCGAGTACGCCCAGCAGCTCGCCGCGTTGCGACTCATCCTCATCGGGGGGCTGCTCATCGTCATCCTCTACTACCGGCCGGAGGGGATGCTCGGCGAGCAGGACTACGACATCGACCTCGGCCGGGGAGGTGTGAGCGATGACTGA
- a CDS encoding ABC transporter ATP-binding protein encodes MTDIQNPILDIQGLEKHFGGITAIDGLDMQVGDGITGLIGPNGAGKTTFFNCVTGFLTPDAGSVEFAGTNITGKRPSAIADEGLVRTFQIPRELPEMTVRENLQLAPKAQSGENLATAWLRGDSFAEDERRVRRKAAEMAEFLEIDHVLDAKAGTLSGGQRKLLELARVLLTEPDMVLLDEPLAGVNPTLERKILARIHDLEAEGYSFLFIEHDIDIIMETCERVVVMHQGQVLTAGEPEAVKRDERVIEAYLGEEV; translated from the coding sequence ATGACTGACATCCAGAACCCAATCCTCGACATTCAGGGCTTAGAAAAGCACTTTGGGGGTATTACCGCCATCGACGGCCTCGATATGCAGGTCGGCGACGGCATCACGGGTCTCATCGGCCCGAACGGTGCCGGGAAGACGACGTTTTTCAACTGCGTCACTGGCTTTCTCACGCCGGACGCGGGGAGCGTCGAGTTTGCCGGGACGAACATCACCGGCAAGCGTCCGTCTGCAATCGCAGACGAAGGGCTCGTCCGGACGTTCCAAATTCCCCGCGAACTGCCGGAGATGACTGTCCGTGAAAATCTACAACTCGCGCCGAAAGCCCAGAGCGGCGAAAACCTCGCCACCGCGTGGCTCCGCGGCGATTCGTTTGCTGAAGACGAACGGCGCGTCCGCCGAAAGGCGGCTGAGATGGCGGAGTTCCTGGAAATCGACCACGTCCTCGACGCGAAAGCCGGGACGCTTTCGGGGGGCCAGCGCAAGCTGCTCGAACTCGCGCGCGTCTTGCTCACCGAACCGGACATGGTTCTCCTTGACGAACCGCTTGCGGGCGTGAATCCGACGCTCGAACGCAAGATTCTCGCGCGCATCCACGACCTCGAAGCGGAGGGCTACAGCTTCCTCTTCATCGAACACGACATCGACATCATCATGGAAACCTGCGAACGCGTCGTCGTCATGCACCAAGGACAGGTGCTCACGGCTGGCGAGCCGGAGGCGGTAAAGCGCGACGAACGCGTCATCGAAGCCTACCTCGGGGAGGAGGTCTGA
- a CDS encoding ABC transporter ATP-binding protein: MLELTNLDAGYGDLQILTDVDMVVEAGEYVTIVGPNGAGKSTAMKSVFGLTTHMGGTVTFRDEDIQGVDTPEIIQRGIGFVPQSDNIFPTMTVQENLEMGAYIDDSETQAAIDAVFERFPILEERKRQRAGTMSGGQRQMLAMGSALMLEPDLLLLDEPSAGLAPDLVDEMFDKIDEINDAGTAIMMVEQNAKEALRRCDRGYVLVNGENAYDGPGDELLADDEVRQRFLGG; the protein is encoded by the coding sequence ATGCTCGAACTCACGAACCTCGATGCGGGCTACGGCGACCTCCAGATTCTCACCGACGTGGACATGGTGGTCGAAGCAGGCGAATACGTGACGATTGTCGGCCCGAACGGCGCAGGTAAATCGACCGCGATGAAGTCCGTGTTCGGCTTGACGACGCACATGGGCGGCACTGTCACGTTTCGTGACGAAGATATTCAGGGCGTTGACACGCCCGAGATTATCCAGCGGGGAATTGGCTTCGTCCCACAGTCGGACAACATCTTCCCGACGATGACGGTGCAGGAAAATCTGGAGATGGGCGCGTACATCGACGACAGCGAAACGCAGGCAGCCATCGACGCCGTTTTCGAGCGGTTTCCCATCTTAGAAGAACGCAAGCGCCAGCGTGCGGGAACCATGTCCGGCGGCCAGCGCCAGATGCTCGCGATGGGGAGTGCACTCATGCTCGAACCGGATTTGCTCCTGCTCGACGAACCGTCTGCGGGACTCGCCCCGGATCTGGTCGATGAGATGTTCGACAAAATCGACGAGATCAACGATGCGGGCACGGCCATCATGATGGTCGAGCAGAACGCGAAGGAGGCGCTTCGCCGGTGTGACCGCGGCTACGTATTGGTGAACGGTGAGAACGCCTACGACGGGCCGGGCGACGAGTTGCTGGCAGACGACGAGGTTCGCCAGCGCTTCCTCGGGGGCTGA
- a CDS encoding TraB/GumN family protein yields the protein MSESAEPSPAEGSVRVVGTAHVSADSVDEVEQVIDDERPDVVAVELDEGRYRQLKGETPDNLDASDLLHGNTVFQFLAYWLLSYIQTRMGERFDIKPGADMMAAVETAESLGINVALVDRDIQVTIQRFWARMTFFEKLRMLWQLTVGLAGFGDEAEDIDMDELTNADVVTAMMAEFRRFSPGGAEALIDERDAFIAHRLVALREQGFDVVAIVGAGHRAGILGYLENPASLPPMENLVGVQKKRFSVYKAFGYLFTLGFLVFFILLAMAGARDGFLLELFVAFFLINGIFSFTLAKVAGAHWSSATIGGAVAWMTSVNPLLAPGWFAGYVELRYTSVNITDIGKLNDILSDEQSPMGDLWSRMKAVPLFRLILIVAMTNIGSMIASVLFAFVVLPYMAADVGGIDGVARLMVQGAENSADLILRQFT from the coding sequence ATGAGTGAGTCCGCGGAGCCGTCCCCCGCAGAAGGCAGCGTGCGTGTCGTGGGGACAGCCCACGTCTCCGCCGACAGCGTCGACGAAGTAGAGCAGGTCATCGACGACGAACGACCCGACGTGGTCGCCGTCGAACTCGACGAGGGTCGCTATCGCCAACTCAAAGGCGAGACGCCGGACAACCTCGACGCAAGCGACCTGCTTCACGGCAACACGGTGTTCCAATTTCTCGCCTACTGGCTGCTTTCGTACATTCAGACCCGAATGGGCGAGCGATTCGACATCAAGCCCGGCGCAGACATGATGGCGGCGGTCGAAACAGCAGAGTCGTTGGGAATTAACGTCGCCCTCGTTGACCGCGACATTCAGGTCACCATCCAGCGATTCTGGGCGCGGATGACCTTTTTCGAGAAGCTACGGATGCTCTGGCAGTTGACCGTCGGCCTCGCCGGATTCGGCGACGAAGCAGAAGACATTGACATGGACGAGCTGACTAACGCGGACGTGGTCACCGCGATGATGGCCGAATTCCGCCGCTTTTCGCCGGGCGGGGCAGAAGCCCTGATCGACGAACGCGACGCCTTCATCGCCCACCGCCTCGTGGCGCTGCGCGAACAGGGCTTCGACGTGGTCGCAATCGTCGGTGCAGGCCACCGTGCGGGGATTCTTGGCTACCTCGAAAACCCGGCCTCGCTGCCGCCGATGGAGAACCTCGTTGGCGTCCAGAAAAAGCGCTTTTCGGTGTACAAGGCGTTTGGCTACCTGTTCACCCTCGGTTTCCTCGTGTTCTTCATCCTGCTTGCGATGGCGGGCGCACGCGACGGCTTCCTGCTCGAACTGTTCGTCGCCTTCTTCCTCATAAACGGCATCTTCTCGTTTACGCTTGCGAAGGTCGCCGGTGCCCACTGGTCGAGCGCGACCATTGGCGGGGCCGTGGCGTGGATGACGAGCGTGAATCCACTGCTTGCACCCGGTTGGTTTGCGGGCTACGTCGAACTGCGTTACACCAGCGTCAACATCACAGACATCGGCAAACTCAACGACATTCTCTCTGACGAACAGAGCCCGATGGGCGACCTGTGGTCGCGGATGAAGGCCGTCCCGCTGTTTCGGCTCATTCTCATCGTGGCGATGACCAACATCGGGAGCATGATTGCGAGCGTCCTGTTCGCGTTCGTCGTCCTGCCGTACATGGCCGCTGACGTCGGCGGTATCGACGGGGTTGCCCGTCTGATGGTACAGGGCGCAGAAAACAGCGCAGACCTCATCTTGAGGCAGTTTACATGA
- a CDS encoding metalloprotease, translated as MNFSAKEVQDLVIAWIALGVAFTFFLAGPSIVQSTQLPLVIGVSMLTVGIGFLLHELAHKVTAIRFGQVAEFRADYGMLMLAVAAGLAGFLFAAPGAVYHAGRNVTKRENGLIALAGPVTNLLLAAVFAPLAFGVGGTLGYVGQLGLTINLLLAGFNMLPFGPLDGKSVFRWSKVVFLVVFLPSAALALLALFRFGLT; from the coding sequence ATGAATTTTAGCGCAAAAGAAGTCCAAGACCTCGTCATCGCGTGGATAGCCCTCGGCGTGGCGTTTACGTTCTTCCTCGCCGGGCCGAGTATCGTCCAATCAACCCAACTGCCGCTCGTCATCGGGGTGAGCATGCTCACCGTCGGCATTGGGTTCCTGCTCCACGAGTTGGCCCACAAGGTGACGGCCATCCGCTTCGGGCAGGTCGCGGAGTTCCGCGCCGACTACGGCATGCTCATGCTCGCCGTCGCGGCCGGACTCGCGGGCTTCCTGTTTGCCGCGCCGGGCGCCGTCTACCACGCCGGGCGCAACGTCACGAAGCGAGAAAACGGCCTGATTGCCCTCGCCGGGCCGGTCACGAACCTCCTGCTCGCGGCCGTGTTCGCGCCGCTCGCATTCGGCGTGGGCGGGACGCTTGGCTACGTTGGCCAACTCGGCTTGACCATCAACCTCCTGCTCGCCGGATTCAACATGCTCCCCTTTGGCCCGCTCGACGGCAAGAGCGTGTTTCGATGGAGTAAGGTCGTGTTCCTCGTGGTCTTCCTCCCGAGTGCGGCGCTCGCACTCCTCGCGTTGTTCAGATTCGGCCTCACGTAA
- the purM gene encoding phosphoribosylformylglycinamidine cyclo-ligase — protein MTDEDAEELTYSKAGVDIDASEQATAALIGAVGDLAGDYAGVVDIGDRYLGLATDGVGTKLLVAEQLHDYSTIGIDCMAMNANDLVAAGIEPVAFVDYLAIDVPNDEIAQQVGEGLAEGARQAGVALVGGETAVMPDVIKGLDLAGTCAGLAPKDAMFPGEAEVGDALVGFPSSGVHSNGLTLARTAATRNHAYTDPFPGDESKSVGEVLLTPTRIYADILPALREHNTHAAAHVTGGGWTNLTRMGDHHYEITDAFDPQPVFEFIQSEGNVADEEMYRTFNMGTGFVVACSPDDAEKLVEATDDGKLIGHVEDGDGTVSVRGLTLD, from the coding sequence ATGACCGACGAGGACGCAGAGGAACTCACGTACTCGAAGGCGGGCGTGGACATCGACGCGAGCGAACAAGCAACCGCAGCGCTCATCGGCGCTGTGGGCGACCTGGCGGGCGATTACGCGGGCGTCGTCGATATCGGTGATCGGTATCTCGGGCTTGCCACCGACGGCGTGGGGACGAAACTCCTCGTCGCGGAGCAACTCCATGACTACTCGACCATCGGGATCGACTGCATGGCGATGAACGCGAACGACCTCGTCGCGGCGGGCATCGAGCCAGTCGCCTTCGTGGACTACCTCGCCATCGACGTGCCGAACGACGAGATTGCACAACAGGTCGGCGAGGGCCTCGCAGAAGGCGCACGACAGGCGGGCGTCGCGCTCGTCGGCGGCGAGACGGCGGTGATGCCCGACGTCATCAAGGGCTTAGACCTCGCGGGGACGTGCGCCGGACTCGCGCCAAAGGACGCGATGTTCCCCGGTGAAGCCGAAGTTGGCGACGCGCTCGTCGGCTTCCCGTCTTCGGGCGTCCACTCAAACGGCCTCACCCTCGCACGGACCGCAGCGACGAGAAATCACGCGTACACAGACCCGTTCCCGGGCGACGAGTCGAAGTCCGTGGGCGAAGTGCTGCTCACGCCGACGCGCATCTACGCGGACATCCTCCCAGCACTCAGAGAGCACAACACCCACGCCGCAGCCCACGTCACGGGCGGTGGCTGGACGAACCTCACGCGCATGGGCGACCACCACTACGAAATCACAGACGCGTTCGACCCACAGCCAGTGTTCGAGTTCATCCAGTCAGAAGGCAACGTCGCAGACGAGGAGATGTACCGGACGTTCAACATGGGGACGGGCTTCGTCGTCGCCTGCTCGCCGGACGATGCAGAGAAACTGGTCGAAGCAACCGACGACGGAAAACTCATCGGCCACGTCGAAGACGGCGACGGAACGGTCTCGGTCCGTGGATTGACACTCGACTAA
- a CDS encoding alpha/beta hydrolase: protein MAPDASLPSSVPLTSEYREVNGVTLHVITAGPEDGPLVVLLHGFPDFWYGWREQIPALADAGFRVLVPDQRGYNLSDKPSGVRAYRISKLAGDVAALIRSEGRDSAHLVGHDWGGGVAWDCATRYPEMVDRLCILNAPHPRVFATALATNPRQLLRSWYIFYFFLPLLPEWTLGRNRQATLELVLTDSSRPGIFHEGVMRYYHEAWSRDGALRSMIHWYRAMPLAGPLPPKTRIRVPTLICWGQDDGALRPELAAKSLEYCENGTLKRFERASHWVHVEEPTGVNEALCAHLGVES from the coding sequence ATGGCCCCCGACGCGTCGCTCCCATCTTCAGTCCCCCTTACGTCCGAATATCGGGAGGTGAACGGCGTGACCCTGCACGTCATCACTGCGGGGCCGGAAGACGGCCCGCTCGTCGTGCTCCTCCACGGCTTCCCCGACTTCTGGTACGGCTGGCGCGAACAGATACCGGCGCTCGCAGACGCAGGCTTTCGCGTGCTCGTCCCCGACCAACGCGGCTACAATCTGAGTGACAAACCAAGCGGCGTCCGCGCCTATCGCATCTCGAAACTCGCAGGGGATGTCGCCGCGCTCATCCGGTCTGAAGGCCGTGACTCGGCCCACCTCGTCGGCCACGACTGGGGCGGCGGCGTGGCGTGGGACTGTGCGACCCGCTATCCCGAGATGGTAGACCGGCTTTGCATTCTCAACGCGCCACACCCGCGGGTGTTCGCGACCGCGCTGGCGACGAATCCTCGGCAACTGCTCCGAAGTTGGTACATTTTCTACTTTTTCCTCCCACTCCTTCCGGAGTGGACGCTCGGGCGAAATCGGCAGGCAACGCTCGAACTGGTGCTCACCGATAGCTCGCGGCCCGGCATCTTCCACGAGGGCGTGATGCGCTACTATCACGAAGCGTGGAGCCGAGACGGGGCGCTCAGGTCGATGATACACTGGTATCGGGCGATGCCGCTCGCGGGGCCACTTCCGCCGAAAACGCGGATTCGTGTACCGACACTCATCTGCTGGGGACAAGACGACGGAGCGCTGCGCCCAGAGCTGGCGGCAAAGAGTTTGGAGTACTGTGAAAATGGGACCCTCAAACGATTCGAGCGGGCGTCACACTGGGTGCACGTCGAAGAACCAACGGGCGTAAATGAGGCGCTGTGTGCCCATCTCGGCGTAGAATCTTAG
- a CDS encoding CBS domain-containing protein, with protein sequence MELPTPADLRERRTGLGLTQSELANRAGVSQPLIARIEGGDVDPRLSTLRRIVNALQEAEGDILRAEDLMHEDVISTAPDDSVRNAIELMLKAGFSQLPVLHDGYPVGLISNSDIRKAGDTDNAGDLPVSEVMRESITTVTPEATLDEIDNHLNHHDAVIVIDSGQMVGIITEADIAAHLS encoded by the coding sequence ATGGAACTGCCGACCCCAGCGGACCTCCGGGAACGACGCACCGGGCTGGGTCTCACCCAAAGTGAACTCGCAAACCGGGCAGGGGTGTCCCAACCGCTCATCGCACGCATCGAAGGCGGTGACGTAGACCCGCGCCTCTCGACGCTTCGACGCATCGTAAACGCGCTGCAAGAGGCAGAGGGCGACATTCTCCGGGCTGAAGACCTGATGCACGAAGATGTCATCAGCACCGCCCCGGACGACAGCGTCCGAAACGCAATCGAGTTGATGTTGAAAGCTGGCTTCTCCCAACTTCCCGTCCTTCACGACGGCTACCCGGTTGGCCTCATCAGCAACTCAGACATCCGCAAAGCCGGCGATACCGATAACGCAGGCGACCTGCCGGTCTCAGAAGTGATGCGCGAGTCGATTACGACGGTCACCCCCGAGGCGACGCTCGACGAAATCGACAACCACCTGAATCACCACGACGCCGTCATCGTCATCGACTCCGGGCAGATGGTCGGTATCATCACCGAAGCCGACATCGCCGCCCACCTGAGCTAA
- a CDS encoding DUF555 domain-containing protein has protein sequence MSDYLVAMEAAWLVRDVKQIDDAIGVAVSEAGKRLNQKDMDYVEVEVGVTGCPACDEPFDSAFIAANTALVGLLLEMKVFNAEGTEHAQRIAKSEVGGALRDVPLNVIETFELDTEDEQ, from the coding sequence ATGAGCGATTATTTGGTCGCAATGGAAGCCGCCTGGTTGGTCAGAGACGTAAAGCAGATCGACGACGCCATCGGCGTCGCGGTCAGCGAAGCAGGGAAGCGACTGAACCAGAAGGACATGGACTACGTCGAGGTCGAAGTCGGCGTCACCGGCTGTCCGGCCTGTGACGAGCCGTTCGACTCCGCGTTCATCGCCGCGAACACGGCGCTCGTCGGTCTCCTCCTGGAGATGAAGGTGTTCAACGCAGAGGGTACCGAACACGCCCAGCGCATCGCAAAGAGCGAAGTCGGTGGCGCGCTCCGCGACGTGCCCCTCAACGTCATCGAGACGTTCGAACTCGACACCGAAGACGAGCAGTAA
- a CDS encoding proteasome subunit beta, whose translation MRDPTIGSEFSRNLNRFAPQDANPYASSFASIPEFDASKIDNDMVNSTGTTTIGLTTEDGVIIATDMRASLGGRFVSNKDVQKVEQIHPTGALTLVGSVGGAQMLIRSLRAEVNLYQSRRGEEMSMKALSTLAGHMCRGLPTTPILGGVDDDGHHVYSIDPAGGVMKDDYTVTGSGLTVAYGTLERLYEPGLSNEEAIGVAAAGVKAAVERDTGSGNGVYIAEITHDGVDIHGHKDFNEVL comes from the coding sequence ATGCGAGACCCAACGATTGGCTCTGAGTTCTCTCGGAACCTAAACCGCTTCGCCCCCCAGGATGCGAACCCGTATGCGTCCTCGTTCGCTTCGATTCCTGAGTTCGACGCCTCGAAAATCGACAACGACATGGTCAACAGCACCGGGACGACGACCATCGGCCTCACGACCGAAGACGGCGTCATCATCGCAACCGACATGCGCGCCTCCCTCGGCGGCCGCTTCGTCTCCAACAAGGACGTCCAGAAGGTCGAACAGATTCACCCGACCGGCGCGCTCACGCTCGTTGGCTCCGTCGGTGGTGCCCAGATGCTGATTCGTTCCCTGCGCGCAGAGGTCAACCTCTACCAGTCTCGTCGCGGCGAGGAGATGTCCATGAAGGCACTCTCCACCCTCGCAGGCCACATGTGCCGTGGACTGCCAACGACGCCAATCCTCGGCGGTGTCGACGACGACGGTCACCACGTCTACAGCATCGACCCAGCAGGCGGCGTCATGAAAGACGACTACACGGTCACCGGCTCCGGCCTAACCGTCGCCTACGGGACGCTCGAACGCCTCTACGAACCCGGTCTCTCGAACGAAGAAGCAATCGGCGTGGCCGCCGCTGGTGTCAAAGCCGCCGTCGAACGCGACACGGGCTCCGGTAACGGTGTCTACATCGCAGAGATTACCCACGACGGCGTCGACATCCACGGGCACAAAGACTTCAACGAAGTCTTATAG
- a CDS encoding SLC13 family permease, with product MAIPPPSTGALVVFGLIAVTVVLFVTERLPADITAIALLVTMVILQPWTQISPQEAISGFSNAATITIVAMYILSSGIEQTGIVTQLGRRVGEYTAGSRMKLLAATIGITGPVAGIINNTPVVAVFIPMVTDLADQSRISPSKLLIPLSYAAMLGGTLTLIGTATNIVASDISADLINHPFSMFEFTPLGFLILLVGAIYLMTIGQYLLPERILAADLTDEFELADYLVKVTVSQSSPLVGEKINEALAERVYDVDVLQITRGDRLYLAEETDQEIEVRDILTVRGDENAISAFAAGESLRVLRKAPVTELELAPLSGPGTLVETIIPAESSLIGQTLATARLRERYAATVLAIRRGEDIFHDHLSGPKLQEGDGFLLHATDSAVELLEERGELLITEVAHTSALTDPEPLDRRKVALALSIIAGVIATAALNLLPIVIAALGGVVAMVVTDVIRPSEAYDSVNWEVIFLLAGIIPLGLAMQETGGAAFLGSIIVEYGAVLPAIVVLGLFYLLTGLLADVITPVASVVLTMPIAVDAALRIGAEPFAFVLAVTFAASTAFMTPVGYQTNLMVYSPGGYRFIDYVRVGAPLQLLLTVVTTLGIVALWGV from the coding sequence ATGGCAATTCCGCCACCGTCTACCGGCGCGCTCGTGGTGTTCGGCCTTATCGCCGTCACGGTGGTGTTGTTCGTCACCGAACGGCTGCCCGCCGACATCACTGCGATTGCGCTGCTCGTCACCATGGTCATCCTCCAGCCGTGGACGCAAATCTCTCCACAGGAGGCGATTTCTGGCTTCTCGAACGCGGCGACCATCACCATCGTCGCAATGTACATTCTCTCCTCTGGCATCGAACAAACCGGCATCGTGACCCAACTCGGCCGTCGAGTCGGTGAGTACACGGCGGGAAGTCGCATGAAGCTGCTTGCGGCCACCATCGGCATCACTGGCCCAGTCGCGGGTATCATCAACAACACACCCGTCGTCGCCGTGTTCATCCCAATGGTCACCGACCTCGCAGACCAGAGTCGCATCTCTCCGTCAAAGCTGCTCATTCCGCTTTCCTACGCCGCGATGCTTGGCGGGACGCTCACGCTCATCGGAACGGCGACGAACATCGTCGCCTCGGACATCTCTGCTGACCTCATCAACCATCCCTTCTCGATGTTCGAGTTCACCCCGCTTGGCTTTCTCATATTGCTGGTCGGAGCCATCTACCTGATGACGATTGGCCAGTATCTGCTGCCAGAGCGCATCCTCGCCGCAGACCTTACAGACGAGTTCGAGTTAGCCGACTATCTCGTGAAGGTCACGGTCAGCCAGAGTTCGCCGCTCGTCGGGGAGAAAATCAACGAAGCACTCGCAGAACGTGTCTACGACGTGGACGTGCTCCAGATAACGCGCGGAGACCGTCTGTATCTCGCAGAGGAGACCGACCAAGAAATCGAAGTGCGCGACATCCTCACCGTGCGAGGCGACGAAAACGCGATAAGCGCTTTCGCCGCCGGTGAGTCGCTGCGCGTTCTGCGGAAAGCCCCGGTGACCGAACTCGAACTGGCCCCGCTGAGCGGCCCGGGCACGCTCGTCGAAACCATCATCCCGGCCGAGTCCTCGCTCATCGGCCAGACGCTCGCAACCGCGCGTCTCAGAGAGCGCTACGCGGCCACGGTGCTCGCCATCCGACGCGGTGAGGACATCTTCCACGACCACCTCTCCGGCCCGAAATTGCAGGAAGGGGACGGCTTCTTGCTCCACGCGACCGACTCTGCTGTCGAACTGTTAGAAGAACGCGGTGAACTGCTCATCACCGAAGTCGCCCACACGAGCGCGCTCACCGACCCAGAACCGCTCGACCGCCGGAAGGTGGCGCTGGCCCTTTCTATCATCGCCGGGGTCATCGCCACCGCCGCGTTGAACCTGCTCCCCATCGTCATCGCCGCGCTCGGCGGCGTCGTGGCGATGGTCGTGACCGATGTCATCCGGCCGTCTGAGGCCTACGACTCGGTGAACTGGGAGGTTATTTTCTTGCTCGCGGGCATCATCCCGCTCGGCCTCGCCATGCAGGAAACGGGTGGGGCAGCTTTCCTCGGGAGCATCATCGTCGAGTACGGTGCGGTGCTCCCAGCCATCGTCGTTCTCGGACTGTTCTATCTGCTCACCGGCCTGCTCGCAGACGTGATTACGCCCGTCGCAAGCGTGGTGTTGACCATGCCAATCGCGGTCGATGCCGCGCTCAGAATTGGAGCCGAACCGTTCGCATTTGTGCTCGCCGTGACGTTCGCCGCCTCGACGGCGTTCATGACGCCCGTTGGCTATCAGACGAACCTCATGGTGTACTCACCGGGTGGCTACCGCTTTATCGACTACGTCAGAGTCGGCGCCCCACTGCAACTGTTGCTCACCGTTGTGACGACACTCGGTATCGTCGCGTTGTGGGGCGTTTGA